The following proteins are encoded in a genomic region of Dasypus novemcinctus isolate mDasNov1 chromosome 3, mDasNov1.1.hap2, whole genome shotgun sequence:
- the LOC101413994 gene encoding olfactory receptor 4M1 codes for MQPANYTRVTEFVLTGLSQTRDLQLILFVIFLSFYVFILPGNVLIICTISHDPHLTSPMYFLLANLAFLDIWYSSITAPKMLVDFFVERKIISFGGCIAQLFFLHFVGASEMFLLTVMAFDRYAAICRPLHYATIMNRRLCCILVALSWFGGFIHSIIQVALIVRLPFCGPNELDSYFCDITQVVRIACANTFTEELVMIFSSGLISVVCFIALLMSYAFLLAMLKKHSVAPAS; via the coding sequence ATGCAGCCTGCAAATTATACCAGGGTCACAGAGTTTGTTCTCACTGGACTTTCCCAAACTCGGGACTTGCAACTAATCCTATTTGTTATCTTTCTATCCTTCTATGTGTTCATCCTTCCAGGGAATGTCCTTATCATTTGCACTATCAGTCATGACCCTCATCTGACTTCACCCATGTATTTCCTGTTGGCTAATCTGGCCTTCCTTGATATTTGGTATTCCTCCATTACAGCCCCTAAAATGCTAGTAGACTTCTTTGTGGAGAGGAAGATAATTTCCTTTGGAGGATGCATTGCACAGCTCTTCTTCTTGCACTTTGTCGGAGCCTCAGAAATGTTCCTGCTCACAGTGATGGCCTTTGACCGCTATGCTGCCATCTGCCGCCCCCTCCACTATGCTACCATCATGAACCGACGTCTCTGCTGTATCTTAGTGGCTCTCTCCTGGTTTGGTGGCTTCATCCATTCTATTATACAAGTGGCTCTCATTGTTCGACTTCCCTTCTGTGGGCCCAATGAGTTAGACAGTTACTTCTGTGACATCACACAGGTCGTCAGGATTGCCTGTGCCAACACTTTCACAGAAGAGTTAGTGATGATCTTTAGCAGTGGTCTCATCTCTGTGGTGTGCTTCATTGCTCTGCTAATGTCCTATGCCTTCCTCCTGGCCATGCTCAAGAAACACTCAG